A genomic region of Capra hircus breed San Clemente chromosome 19, ASM170441v1, whole genome shotgun sequence contains the following coding sequences:
- the ZNF830 gene encoding zinc finger protein 830: MASSASARPAAGKRVVNQDELRRLMKEKQRLSTNRKRIESPFAKYNRLGQLSCALCNTPVKSELLWQTHVLGKQHREKVAELKGAKEAAQGPSASAVPQSTKRKAPDSESQDAKRAKASLVPQVQPSTSALPTNFDKAGKESTRATVGKASGLGLLPDYDDEEDEEEEEGGGRGEGKKGDACKQPSNSQSKEHSLSSSREATGSRLPSNFSDTNPPKAPLIPHSGSIEKAEIHEKVVERRENTAEALPEGFFDDPEIDARVRKVDAPKDQMDKEWDEFQKAMRQVNTISEAIVAEEDEEGRLDRQIGEIDEQIECYRRVEKLRNRQDEIKNKLKEVLTIKELQKKEEENVDSDDEGELQDLLSQDWRVKGALL, translated from the coding sequence ATGGCGTCGTCCGCCTCAGCTCGGCCTGCCGCAGGGAAGCGAGTGGTGAATCAGGACGAACTGCGGCGGTTGATGAAGGAGAAACAGCGTCTGAGCACCAACCGGAAACGGATAGAATCTCCATTCGCGAAGTACAACCGCTTGGGGCAGCTGAGTTGTGCCCTGTGTAACACTCCGGTTAAGAGCGAGCTCCTGTGGCAGACTCACGTCCTGGGAAAGCAGCACCGAGAGAAAGTGGCCGAGCTGAAAGGCGCGAAGGAAGCAGCCCAGGGCCCGTCCGCCAGCGCAGTGCCTCAGTCGACCAAGAGGAAGGCGCCGGACTCTGAGAGCCAAGATGCCAAAAGAGCGAAGGCTTCCCTGGTTCCTCAGGTACAGCCCTCCACGTCCGCTTTGCCCACCAACTTTGACAAAGCCGGGAAGGAGTCCACTAGGGCGACCGTCGGTAAGGCTTCGGGACTCGGTTTACTCCCTGATTATGATGACGAGGAGgacgaggaagaggaggagggaggaggaagaggagaagggaagaaggggGATGCCTGTAAGCAGCCGTCCAATTCACAGAGCAAGGAACACTCACTTTCCTCCTCGCGGGAGGCAACTGGTAGTAGGCTGCCAAGCAATTTCTCGGATACAAATCCTCCCAAGGCCCCTTTAATCCCTCATTCCGGGTCAATTgagaaagcagaaatacatgaaaaagtagtagaaaggagagaaaacacTGCGGAAGCATTACCGGAAGGGTTTTTTGACGACCCTGAGATAGATGCGAGGGTACGAAAGGTTGATGCCCCAAAGGACCAGATGGACAAAGAATGGGACGAATTTCAAAAAGCTATGAGACAGGTCAACACTATTTCCGAAGCCATAGTTGCCGAAGAGGATGAGGAGGGACGGTTGGACCGACAGATTGGGGAGATCGATGAGCAGATTGAGTGTTACCGTCGAGTGGAGAAGCTGCGGAATCGCCaggatgaaataaaaaataagcttAAAGAGGTTCTGACCATAAAAGAACTgcagaaaaaggaagaggagaatgTTGACAGCGATGACGAGGGGGAACTACAGGATTTATTGTCTCAGGATTGGAGAGTGAAGGGAGCTTTGTTATAG